In one Juglans regia cultivar Chandler chromosome 11, Walnut 2.0, whole genome shotgun sequence genomic region, the following are encoded:
- the LOC109011051 gene encoding 50S ribosomal protein L18 produces MEPFTLDVFISKRFVSASLTHRVTSKQVAVAGTNSKDIKAVLKSRSDIPACLAVGAILADRAREADVYTASYTPRERDKFEGKIRAVVQSLIDNGIDVKIYLD; encoded by the coding sequence TTTACGCTTGATGTGTTCATTTCAAAACGATTTGTGTCGGCCTCACTCACCCACAGGGTGACAAGTAAGCAGGTTGCAGTTGCTGGTACCAACTCTAAAGACATTAAAGCTGTACTCAAGTCCCGGTCAGATATACCAGCATGTTTGGCCGTTGGTGCTATTCTGGCCGACAGGGCAAGAGAAGCTGATGTGTATACTGCTTCCTACACGCCGAGGGAGAGGGACAAGTTTGAAGGGAAGATCAGAGCAGTGGTTCAATCCCTTATTGATAATGGGATTGATGTCAAAATTTATCTGGACTGA